One genomic window of Gopherus evgoodei ecotype Sinaloan lineage unplaced genomic scaffold, rGopEvg1_v1.p scaffold_50_arrow_ctg1, whole genome shotgun sequence includes the following:
- the LOC115643085 gene encoding olfactory receptor 52R1-like, whose protein sequence is MSDSNTTRFSNPSTFILLGVPGLEAAHVWISIPFCTMYTIAILGNFTILFTVKTDPSLHGPMYYFLCMLAITDLVVSTSIMPKMLAIYWFNSREINFNSCLIQLYFIHCFSVMESGIFVAMAFDRYVAICHPLRHSTILTNPVVTNIGLAMMLCSGFLALPFPLLVRQWPYCRTNIIPLSYCAHIAVVKLDCANTRISSYYGLFLVFCVIGLDVLFIALSYTQILRAIFSLPTKDARLKTFGTCISHLCSILAFYIPNFFFSLMYRFGQNVPLHFHVLIANIYLLMPPMLNPIIYGVRTKQIRDRLHRLFTHKRT, encoded by the coding sequence atgtcagattccaacacaactCGCTtctccaacccctccaccttcatcctgctgggtgttcctggcctggaggcagcccacgtctggatctccatccctttctgcaccatgtacaccatagccatcttggggaacttcaccatcctgtttaCCGTGAAGACAGACCCGAGTCTCCAtgggcccatgtactatttcctttgCATGCTGGCTATCACCGACCTGGTTGTATCTACGTCCATTATGCCCAAAATGCTGGCAATATACTGGTTTAATTCCAGGGAGATCAATTTCaattcctgcctcattcagctctacttcattcactgcttttcagtgatggagtctgggatctttgtggccatggcttttgatcgctatgtggccatttgccatcccctgagacattcGACCATCCTGACAAACCCTGTGGTGACCAATATTGGCCTAGCCATGATGCTGTGCAGTGGTTTCCTTGCATTGCCatttccattactggtaaggcaGTGGCcgtattgcagaaccaacatcatccccctGTCATACTGTGCACACATAGCTGTGGTGAAGCTGGACTGCGCTAACACCCGCATCAGTAGTTACTATGGGCTCTTTCTGGTATTTTGTGTGATTGGTCTGGATGTACTTTTTATAGCCCTCTCCTAcacccagatcctcagggccatcttcagcctccctACAAAGGATGCCCGGCTCAAGACTTTTGGGACCTGCATCTCCCACCTTTGTTCCATCTTAGCCTTTTACATCCCAAATTTCTTCTTCTCCCTAATGTATCGGTTTGGGCAGAATGTGCCCCTGCATTTCCACGTTCTCATTGCCAACATTTACCTCTTGATGCCCCCCATGCTAAATCCCATAATCTACggggtgaggaccaaacagatccgggACAGGCTGCACCGGCTCTTTACTCATAAAAGGACCTAA